The Cutaneotrichosporon cavernicola HIS019 DNA, chromosome: 5 DNA segment CACCGGGTCGCCACCTGTACGCCGCGCCATCGCACGCTTGGTTCCGCCATCCGGTCCAGGAAGGGAGGCGTCCTTTCGCTTCCGCTGCAACGGGTCTTGTACAatcgccgcctccaccaGGAGGACAATCTCCTCGCTTGGCGtttccctctcctcctccgtctctTCCTCAGCGTCCCCCCGCTTCCCTCCCTGCGGCGACGCCTCACGCGTCTCGGCGATATTCTCATCCTCGTTCCCAATCACCTCGAGCATGTGTAGCGGGTGAACAACGTGGATTTCCGGGTTCTCTGGCGCGACGCACATCTTGAGCACCTTGGCATGCGCCAGTTCCTGGTACCGCTCAGTCCGGTACGACTTGCCCAGCGCTGGTAATGTTGTCAGCTCAACCGTCGCTATTGAGGCCGGTAAAGCCTCAGGAGGAGAGAGCGCCGCCTCTGACGGGCAGTCGACGCGCGGACGCGGCTGATCACCGTCTTCGTGATTCCGTACCACATGGCGGTATAAGTGGCTAATagtcgacgagcgcagGTGGCAgtctgatgtcagccgAAAGTTCTGTCATCATCACAGGTTACCTTCATACGGGCAAACAAGCTTCTCGCACACGTGCATGGCCAGCATGTGCTGCTCAAGCTTGCCCGCAGTGCGGAACGACGCGCTGTCGCAATTACCCCAGTAGCACTTGTAGAGCTCAAGGTTGCCAAAGGTGAAGGCGGCCTGTCCCGCATGGTTTCTGGCCAGCACATGTCTGAGCAGCTTGGATTCGGACGCCATCTCTGCCTCGCACCCCTTCCACTCGCAAACGTAGTTGCCAAGCCGGTTAAGCAGGCTGTCCCGGGCGAGCACACTCTTGAAGGGCTCACGCATCGGCGGCTCGGGAGGATGCGCGAACCGGTCCTTGATCACCTCCGGCTCACGGATACGTTGAGCTGTCCCGCGCGAGATTGAGGCAGAGATGATCTTCGTCACCGGGTAGGTCTGGGCAGCGCGTGGCCGGCGGCTGACCCTCTCAGGCTCCAAGTACGGATCAGCATCGTCTCTAAACgggtctggtgtcagcaaTGCTAGGCTAACCAACAAACGCACCGTACACCCCGCGCGCAATCAACTGCTCacgcctcgtccgcgagATTGGTACGACTACCATTGCTCGGTTGATCGGCCCGATTCTCTTCGGCTGCGCGTGCGCAGCAGCCTGCGGACCAGGTGCATCTAAAGCAGAAGGTGATGCAACGGGTGTCTTGGACGTTCCGTTCGAGGTACTCGCCAAAGTGCCGGTCTGCGGGGTGCCAGCTCGCCCAACGGGCAACACTACGTCAGAAATGCCACTGGGGCCCGGCGTGGCGGAGCTCGCCGAAGTGGGAGCTGGAGCAACACTTCCCATAGGGCTTGCGAGCCCAACCACCGCTAGGTTCTTCGGTTCTAGAGGCCGCGGCGAATTGCGGGCAGGCGTTTTCTGTGGCTGGCTTGGGCTAGCTCGCTGGCTCCTCGATATGCTGGCCGGTCCGCTCGAACTAGCCCTCGCCGGTTGCGCGGCGATGGCCCTGACCACTTCCACCTGGCTAGGAGGAGCTCTAACCGGTTGACCGAAGCCATTCTGCCGTGACCTagtcgccgtcgccctcgccacaGCCTGCAGCGCCGCCAACGTCGCGGGATACAAGTCGGGATCGATTCCCTCTGACAGAATGGCGGGACGTACCGCAGCCTCGCGTTCTCCACCGGCTGCGATCTGCAGCTTACCAGTTCCAGGCGGACGTCCGATCTTGGGCGGTTGAGACGCGGGAGTCGGTGAAGCTGCGGCTGCAGGCTGGGACGACGGCCGCGCGGCTGGGTCAGTTGGGGCTTGGGCAGCAGTTGCAgttggcgctggcgccgtcgagggcgcTGGTTGAGATGTCAGTCCGGGCTGCGATGGCCCCGCCTCAGGAACAGGACGAGCCGCAGGATGAGTAGTGACCGTCGGATGAGAAGGCCATGGGCGAGCCTGACGCGGAGCGTCGTTGCCTGCACCGAACCGCATAGCAGATGGAGCCACTGCTGCGGCTGACGCTTGTGTCTCAGGCGTGCGTACCTGTGCGGCCTGCGGATCCTGGCTTGACTGGCTGTGTTGAGAGTTCCAAACGCGCTCCGACGCCTTTGCAATGACGTACACAGGCCCAGCTCcggccatctcctcccGGCGAACATAGCCCTCGCTGTGGCCTGAGGAGATGTTGACGGCTTTGCGAGGGGTTGAGACCTGCGAGGCGGAGATCGGAACCAATCTAGTCCCATTAGGGgttcttggcgtcgtcggcgcgggtGCGTGGCCAGGAGATGCGCGGCCAGGAGCTGCTGGCGTCGCAGGTGGGGTCTGGCCAGCCAGGGACGCGACAGGCCTCGGTGCTATTGGAAtaggccgaggaggcctAACAGCGGTTTGAGCGGCCGCAGGAGGCCTTGCTGCTTGAGCGTGTGGCGCAGGTAGTTTGGCCACTTCAGCCGGGCCAGGCGCTGGAGTAGATGGCCTCGCCGCTGGCGGTCTCGCAGCTGACTGTCTCGCAGGCCCTGCCGACAGCGCTGAGACGGCATCAACTTGGGCACTGCGAACAGCCGGAGGCGCTACTTGAGTTTCTGGCCGCTGGGAGATTGGGGCCGCGTACTGAGCTGGACGCTGCCTAACCGGTGCGGGCGGTGCTGGCCGGGGGGAGGCCTGAGAGGCTTGACGCGGAGCATGGCCCAGCGCTGAAGCCTGGAGAGGACGCTGGGGCACGGCCGACCCGGATTCCTCACTTGGCCGCGGCACAGTCGACAGCGCCTGGGGAGAGACCGCGCCTTGAGGGGCCTGTAGCTGCGCTGTCGGCGCTGTCCCAGAAGGGGTGAGAAGCTGCCTGCTCCAAAGCTGCTGCACCCCGTGGGCCAGAGGTATCCCAGTGGACGAAGCGGTGGTCACCTGCGGCTGCTGCGCCCACGACTGTGGGGGAGAGGCGGCCGTTGTGTTGACCTGCGGAGTCGCGGAAGGTCTCGGCTGCTCTGGCTGAGATTGAGGGCTTTGTTGCGGCTGAGCCCCATGCTCGAAAGGCAGAGATGGTCTCCTCGAGTTTCCCAGTGAGTGTGATCCTCCAAACTGTTGGGAATGCTCTCCACTACCTTCCCGTACGCTACCCCGTGCTGTCTCGAACTTGTGCGCAAACATGCGCAGCTGAGAGAATGACTGCTGGACACTGTCGCGTCTGCCATGCAGAGATGTCCTGGTCtgcgacgtcggcgagccCAGGATGGGTcgggacgaggagggagtGGCAGAACGATCGAGAACCGTGGCCGCGTTCTGAGCCGGGGAAGGGAAAGTCGCTGGACCAGTGGGAGGGTACGTCGACTGCGTCTGGCTGTCTGAGTACAGGCCTTGCGACGGGTCCTGCATTGGCTGGCCTTGCGAATGACGATTAGCCAGATACCCCTGGGCCGGGGGTTGATGGGCGAGTGATTGATAGCTCTGGTTGCCTGGGGGATTGTGTTGAGGTTGTACAGTTTGTGAATGCTGCCCTCCGAAGGATTGAGATCCGCCGTCCAAAGCCCGCCCGGGCATCAGACTCGACCACGTCTGGCCGATGTATCCTTGTGGTGCGCCGGATTGTTGTTGTGGGTAGTGACCATCTCTGACATCagccccgccgcgccacgcAAGTACTCACGGATAGCCCGTCCCTTCCGACATGGCGTACCTTTGAGGATGGGTGGAGTGTACCCCGCGCCGTGTTGAAGGCTGACAAGAAGTTGGGCCGAGGCAGAGAGTTCGTGTAGAGATAAGGGTAGATGGATGCACGTGACGCAATATAGAGGTAGATGTTGATGGACCTTCCCTCCGCCATTGGGGAATGGCACCAAATAAGTTAATCGTTACGTCGATTCACGTGGGATCGACGTGGAAATGCCCCCGCTAATCAGGCTTCTTAAATGCTTTGAAGAATTGTAAGAACAAGAATCAAGGTGATTAGAGTGCGGATTGGGGACGATTAGGAGGTTTCCAATTTGAGTATGGGTTTTCCAACGACGGAAGCCGAGTGCCGCCCGGTACATGCGGAGACAACAGAGGTGGACTCGTCTACCTGCAATAGGGACCTCCACTCACAGCAGTGGGCAAGAAATGTGGGGAGCAGGGTAGTTACCGCCCAACTTCCTCCAATCTTCTCTTTCACCATTGTCACTCTCCTCACTCACTAACATGCTCCTCACCTCGGCCCTCGACACCGCCCGAACAGCGTCCGCACGACGCCTCATCGCCCGTGCCGTGAGCTCCCTCTCGCTGATCAAaagctgactccaggcgaccgccagctcgtcgcgatGCCTCGCCACAGCGACCGACGGCGCGCCAGAGGCCACGCCGAAGCGGCGATTCCCCAAACTCGACGACGGGTTGACGTTGGGTGACTTTGTCTCTGGCGAGCCCCTGCCGGACCCGTCGGAGCGTGTCGTGCTCGGCAACACTTCCCAGTGAGTCCCCCTCTGACGATCGGTCTGACTTCTGGCCCCGTCTGCCGTCCTTCCTGAAGCACCCGATCCCGCGCGGCAAGTCGTACACTTCCATCAAGCAGGAcctgcgcggcctcggcttGCACACTGTgtgcgaggaggccaagtgCCCTAACATCGGCGAGTGCTGGGGTGGCGGCAAGGGCACGGCGACTGCCACCATCATGGTAGGTCTCATTGTTGCGATGGGGTCTGACGCCAGCTCATGGGTGACACGTGCACGCGTGGCTGCCGATTCTGCTCGATCAagacgtcgcgcgcgccgcctccgctgGACATCCACGAGCCCGAGAacacggccgaggccatctcgcgctgGGGTCTGGGGTACATTGTCCTGACGTCTGTTgaccgcgacgacctcgtcgacggtgGTGCGGCGCACATTGCCAGCACGATTAGCAAGATCAAGCAGAAGGCGCCAAAGATccttgtcgaggcgctcacCCCTGACTTTGCaggcaagggcgaggagacgatTGCGATGGTCGCGACTTCGGGCCTCGACGTGTTTGCGCACAACGTCGAGACGGTTGAGCGGTGCACGCCGTTTGTGCGTGACCGCCGCGCCAACTTCCAGCAGTCTCTTGACGTTCTCATCACTGCCAAGCGTTcggccgaggctgccgGCAAGGAGATCCTCACCAAGACTTCTATCAtgctcggcgttggcgagcacCCGGACGAGATTACggaggcgctcaagcgtCTCcgtgaggccgaggttgatgtGGTCACGTTCGGCCAGTACATGCGCCCGACCAAGCGTCACATGAAGGTCGACCGGTATGTCGAGCCCGACGAGTTTGCCAAGTGGAAGCAggttgccgaggagatgggcTTCCTTTACGTCGCGTCGGGTCCTCTGGTTCGCTCGTCCTACAAGGCTGGCGAGTTCTTCATCGAGAATGTCCTCAAGAAGCGCCGTGCGGCGGCTGCTGAGCGCGCCACGGCCGAGCTCTCTGCCGCCGgtgccaaggccgacgaggtctCTGTCTAGATGGACACACGCAGAGCTTGGCCTGCCCGATTCAACTCCATACACATGTAGACCACTGTACACTAGACTCGATGCAGCGTTATTTCGGAAGCGCTCGTGGGTAGATGGGAGCGTGTGGGTATTAGGATTGGGCATTAGGCGAGCGCTAATACATTTGCTTCCGCTGATTAGGGCTTGAAACCTGTGTGTTGCTTTCATCTCGCGTTTCGGGCTTGCAACAACACCCTATTCTATTCTCCTCAactcatccatccatcctGGAGACGTGCATCCGCACGCCGACCAGCATGCCTGCCCCATCATTTATGGGAATCTACCCGCCAGATTCCGTGCAGGTGAGCTATCTCTACCTCACCAGCTGACACCCAGGAGGTGCACCAGTCGCTTCCTCTAGACCCGCTAGGTCCAGGCGCGGCCGACCTCCTAgccggcgacgtcgagtaCCGCCTACACTACCTCCTGCAAGAGGCGAAAAAGTTCATGGTGCACGGTAAGCGCACGACGCTCATGCCCGAGGATATAGAGCACGCGATGGAGGCGCTGAACATTGAGGTGCGTTGTCAGCTCCTTGGAAGACGTCTGCTGATGTCAGCCCGTGATTGTGCCGCCACGCCCGCTGCCGCAGGCGCCGTTTCTGGCAGTTCCTATTCCATCAGGAACTAGTGGCGCTCAGCAGCAGCTCTACACGGTCGTTGATGATGAGATCGACTTTGCGACATACCTCAAGGAGCCGCTGCCGCCCGCGCTGGCGAACAGCGCAGGTGTCAAGTGGAAGGCACACTGGCTGGCTGTCGAGGGTGTGCAGCCCGCGATTCCAGAAAACCCCGCACCCAGCTCGCGTGCCGGTCGTGAGCTTGACCCACAGTACTttagctgacagcagcctCGCGCCTGCCCGCGCCGACAACTGGTGCCGCGTCCCTCCGTCCCTCGGCCAAGCAGCACCTGACGACCGAGCTGCAGCTCTACTTCTCGCGCCTGACTGCAGCGCTTATACCAACGCTTGCACAGCTACCCAACCTCCCCGGCAACTCGGCGCCGGGTGCGCCGCAGTACTCGTTCCCAGACGCCGAGAGGCACCGCCTAGCTGCACTGGCGAGCGTGCGTTCGGACGCGGCTGTAGCTGGTGTGCTCGCGTATCTTGTCCGCTG contains these protein-coding regions:
- a CDS encoding uncharacterized protein (Catalyzes the radical-mediated insertion of two sulfur atoms into the C-6 and C-8 positions of the octanoyl moiety bound to the lipoyl domains of lipoate-dependent enzymes, thereby converting the octanoylated domains into lipoylated derivatives), which translates into the protein MLLTSALDTARTASARRLIARAATASSSRCLATATDGAPEATPKRRFPKLDDGLTLGDFVSGEPLPDPESPSDDRSDFWPRLPSFLKHPIPRGKSYTSIKQDLRGLGLHTVCEEAKCPNIGECWGGGKGTATATIMLMGDTCTRGCRFCSIKTSRAPPPLDIHEPENTAEAISRWGLGYIVLTSVDRDDLVDGGAAHIASTISKIKQKAPKILVEALTPDFAGKGEETIAMVATSGLDVFAHNVETVERCTPFVRDRRANFQQSLDVLITAKRSAEAAGKEILTKTSIMLGVGEHPDEITEALKRLREAEVDVVTFGQYMRPTKRHMKVDRYVEPDEFAKWKQVAEEMGFLYVASGPLVRSSYKAGEFFIENVLKKRRAAAAERATAELSAAGAKADEVSV